A window of the Citrus sinensis cultivar Valencia sweet orange chromosome 9, DVS_A1.0, whole genome shotgun sequence genome harbors these coding sequences:
- the LOC102629204 gene encoding non-functional NADPH-dependent codeinone reductase 2-like: MDNSIQPTSALSSSSGHRNMPVIGLGCAVGKSNLNALKLAVLEAIKLGYRHFDTAAIYGTEKALGEAIAEALRLGLVTSREQLFITSKLWCHNAHHDRVIPAIKKSLSALQMEYLDLYLIHWPISAKPTSEEEEVGMSLPNKEDLSPLDYKGVWEAMEESQRLGLTKSIGLSNFSCKKIDTILTFATIPPSINQVEMHPVWQQRKLREFCKVKGMNVTAYSPLGAVGTRWGSNQVMENEALKQIAEAHGKTVAQVSLRWIVEQGVTVVVRSLNPERLKQNLGIFDWELTDDDYDKINQIAQRRLIPSDFLISPHGPFKTPEELWNDG, encoded by the exons ATGGATAACTCTATACAGCCGACGTCAGCACTGAGCTCCTCTTCTGGCCACCGGAATATGCCCGTGATAGGCCTGGGCTGTGCGGTTGGCAAATCGAACTTGAACGCCTTGAAGCTGGCGGTGCTGGAGGCCATCAAGCTGGGTTACAGACATTTTGACACGGCTGCAATTTACGGAACCGAGAAGGCTCTGGGAGAAGCAATAGCCGAAGCACTCAGGCTTGGCCTCGTCACTTCCCGTGAACAACTCTTCATCACTTCCAAGCTCTGGTGCCACAACGCTCATCACGACCGCGTTATCCCGGCAATAAAGAAGTCTCTCag TGCGCTTCAAATGGAATATTTAGACCTCTACCTCATTCACTGGCCCATCAGTGCTAAGCCAACATCAGAGGAGGAAGAGGTTGGAATGTCTCTGCCTAATAAAGAGGACCTTTCACCTTTGGACTACAAGGGCGTGTGGGAAGCCATGGAAGAATCTCAAAGGCTCGGCCTCACTAAGTCCATTGGTCTCAGCAACTTCTCTTGCAAGAAGATTGACACTATACTCACCTTCGCTACCATCCCTCCTTCCATCAATCAG gTGGAGATGCACCCTGTCTGGCAACAAAGGAAGCTTAGAGAATTTTGCAAGGTCAAGGGCATGAATGTCACGGCGTACTCACCTTTGGGAGCCGTAGGGACAAGATGGGGAAGCAATCAAGTCATGGAGAATGAAGCACTAAAGCAGATTGCAGAGGCTCATGGCAAGACTGTCGCTCAGGTTTCTCTTAGATGGATAGTTGAGCAAGGAGTGACAGTTGTTGTCAGGAGCCTCAATCCAGAGAGATTGAAGCAGAACCTGGGGATCTTCGATTGGGAATTAACTGATGACGACTATGACAAGATTAATCAAATCGCACAGCGTAGATTGATACCAAGTGAtttccttatttcccctcATGGACCATTCAAGACCCCTGAGGAGCTGTGGAATGATGGCTAG
- the LOC127899701 gene encoding proton pump-interactor 1-like gives FQALEEKKGRSKNNNKPGASGTATTEESAVAEVEEAENADVNVEAPVEAPTPAKPRVRKENTVKYRSRARGPESLPKAILKRKKSTNYWVWAAPAAAVVLLILVLVYYYLQ, from the coding sequence TTTCAGGCgcttgaagaaaagaaaggaaggtcaaagaataataataagcctGGAGCCTCTGGAACTGCTACCACTGAGGAATCTGCTGTTGCAGAGGTAGAGGAAGCAGAAAATGCTGATGTAAATGTTGAAGCACCAGTTGAGGCTCCAACTCCAGCAAAACCTAGGGTCCGGAAGGAGAATACTGTCAAGTACAGGTCTCGAGCAAGGGGTCCAGAATCACTTCCAAAGGCCATCCTGAAGCGGAAGAAGTCTACTAACTACTGGGTATGGGCTGCACCTGCAGCTGCGGTAGTCCTGTTGATCCTGGTCCTCGTATACTACTATCTTCAGTGA
- the LOC102627009 gene encoding protein SPA1-RELATED 3 isoform X1, producing the protein MCVFWSSCSTRRIIMEGSSDSAWQDSDSSRALNISGVSDRNPRLLRGERFGVRGDDSNDFELRKHSDGVELTHGDHLRNQGGLSGVCENEAAIDPFVHAIEWGDVSLRQWLDKPKRSVDVYECLHIFRQIVEIVYAAHSQGIVVHNVRPSCFVMSSFNHVSFIESASCSDSGSDSHEEGLNTQNMETKDLSSPLPLDMLQRRTRLRREDLQLVTAPTNDLSEASCMQSSSAYGTHVVLVEGMQEHKILDNRVNVEQVEEKKQPFPMKQILLMETNWYASPEELAGAPVSCASDIYRLGVLLFELFCPFSTGEEKTRTMSSLRHRVLPPQLLLKFPKEASFCLWLLHPEPSGRPKMGELLQSEFLNEPRDSMEEREAAIELREQIDEEELLLEFLLLVQQRKQESAKKLQDIVSFICSDIEEVSKQQAILRKKGGLGSFAELANDDLSGLNIPSLNIIDNDCSATMGSRKRFRPELQLHHLEECDDNLDDNQKHNLTGNEERSLFKSSRLMKNFKKLESAYFLTRCRPVKPSGRPLVRHSQLSSDGRTSKPLVNERSSINNLGSKEGYSEGRRSGWINPFLEGLCKYLSFSKLRVKADLNQGDLLNSSNLVCSLSFDRDGELFAAAGVNKKIKVFECDAIINENRDIHYPVVEMASRSKLSSICWNSYIKSQIASSNFEGVVQVWDVSRSQVLTEMREHERRVWSIDFSSADPTLLASGSDDGSVKLWSINQGVSIGTIKTKANVCCVQFPLDSGRSLAFGSADHRIYYYDLRNSKIPLCTLIGHNKTVSYVKFVDATTLVSASTDNTLKLWDLSMCTSRVIDTPLHSFTGHTNVKNFVGLSVWDGYVATGSETNEVFVYHKAFPMPALSFNFNHADPLSGPETDDAAQFISSVCWCGQSSNTLVAANSSGNIKILEMV; encoded by the exons ATGTGCGTGTTCTGGTCTTCATGCAGCACTAGGCGGATAATAATGGAAGGTTCTTCTGATTCTGCTTGGCAAGATTCCGATAGTTCTAGGGCTTTGAATATTTCTGGTGTCTCTGACAGGAACCCTAGACTTCTTCGCGGTGAAAGATTCGGGGTTCGTGGTGATGATTCAAATGATTTTGAGTTGAGAAAGCATAGTGACGGGGTTGAGCTGACTCATGGTGATCACCTTAGAAACCAAGGAGGTTTATCTGGGGTTTGTGAGAATGAGGCAGCAATTGACCCTTTTGTTCATGCCATAGAATGGGGCGATGTTAGCTTGAGGCAGTGGTTGGATAAGCCAAAACGTTCTGTAGATGTCTATGAATGCTTGCACATATTTAGGCAAATAGTGGAGATTGTATATGCAGCACATTCACAAGGAATTGTTGTTCATAATGTTCGGCCATCTTGCTTTGTCATGTCCTCATTTAACCATGTTTCCTTTATTGAATCTGCCTCTTGTTCGGATTCTGGGTCTGATTCTCATGAAGAAGGATTAAATACCCAAAACATGGAGACTAAGGATTTATCTTCTCCCTTGCCCCTTGACATGCTTCAGCGGAGAACTAGGTTGAGAAGGGAAGATCTCCAACTAGTGACAGCTCCAACAAATGATTTATCAGAAGCTAGTTGTATGCAATCAAGCTCAGCTTATGGAACACATGTCGTGTTGGTAGAAGGGATGCaagaacataaaattttagataatagagtGAATGTCGAACAAGTTGAAGAAAAGAAGCAGCCATTTCCAATGAAACAGATATTGCTAATGGAGACAAACTGGTATGCCAGTCCTGAAGAATTAGCTGGTGCTCCCGTCTCCTGTGCTTCGGACATTTATCGACTGGGCGTTCTACTTTTTGAG TTATTCTGCCCGTTTAGCACTGGAGAAGAGAAGACCAGAACTATGTCTAGTTTGAGACATCGAGTTCTTCCTCCTCAATTGCTGCTGAAGTTTCCCAAGGAAGCTTCTTTTTGCTTATGGTTGCTGCACCCCGAGCCTAGTGGTCGTCCAAAGATGGG TGAGTTGTTACAGAGCGAGTTTCTTAACGAACCAAGAGATAGTATGGAAGAGCGTGAAGCGGCAATAGAACTCAGGGAGCAAATAGATGAGGAGGAGTTGCTGCTGGAGTTCCTGTTGCTGGTACAACAAAGAAAACAGGAATCCGCTAAAAAGTTGCAGgacattgtttcttttatatGTTCAGATATTGAAGAAGTATCAAAGCAGCAAGCAATTCTTAGGAAAAAAGGAGGCTTAGGTTCATTTGCAGAGTTGGCGAATGATGATCTCTCTGGTTTAAACATCCcttctttaaatattattgataacgATTGTTCTGCTACCATGGGTTCGAGAAAACGATTTAGACCGGAACTTCAGCTCCATCACTTAGAGGAATGTGATGATAATCTTGATGACAATCAGAAACACAACCTCACTGGAAATGAAGAAAGAAGTCTTTTTAAAAGCTCTCGATTGATGAAGAACTTCAAAAAGTTGGAGTCAGCATATTTTTTGACAAGATGTAGACCAGTCAAGCCATCAGGGAGACCACTGGTTAGACATTCTCAATTAAGTAGTGATGGTAGAACATCTAAACCACTTGTAAATGAAAGAAGTTCCATAAACAATTTAGGATCAAAAGAGGGGTATAGTGAAGGTCGAAGAAGTGGATGGATAAATCCATTTCTTGAGGGTTTGTGCAAGTATCTGTCTTTCAGTAAGTTGAGGGTCAAGGCAGACCTGAACCAAGGAGATTTATTAAACTCTTCCAACCTAGTATGCTCTCTCAGCTTTGATCGTGATGGAGAATTATTTGCTGCTGCTGGTGTAAATAAGAAGATTAAAGTATTTGAATGTGATGCAATCATAAATGAAAATCGTGATATCCACTATCCGGTGGTGGAAATGGCTAGTAGGTCAAAACTAAGCAGTATATGTTGGAACAGTTATATCAAAAGCCAGATTGCTTCAAGTAACTTTGAAGGTGTGGTGCAG GTATGGGATGTTTCAAGAAGTCAAGTACTTACAGAAATGAGAGAGCACGAGAGGCGTGTTTGGTCCATTGACTTTTCATCAGCAGATCCAACATTGCTTGCTAGTGGGAGCGATGATGGTTCCGTTAAGCTATGGAGTATCAATCAG GGCGTAAGTATCGGTACCATCAAAACAAAGGCCAATGTTTGCTGTGTTCAGTTTCCCTTGGATTCTGGTCGTTCCCTTGCATTTGGTTCAGCAGATCATAGAATTTATTACTATGATCTCCGTAATTCAAAAATTCCCCTGTGCACATTGATTGGACACAACAAAACTGTGAGTTATGTCAAGTTTGTAGACGCAACTACTCTTGTTTCTGCATCCACAGATAACACACTGAAGCTTTGGGATTTGTCAATGTGCACGTCTCGGGTTATTGATACTCCACTTCATTCATTCACAGGTCACACAAATGTAAAG AACTTTGTCGGTTTGTCAGTATGGGATGGTTACGTAGCTACAGGCTCAGAAACTAATGAG GTTTTTGTGTATCACAAAGCCTTCCCCATGCCAGCTTTATCATTCAACTTTAACCATGCGGACCCGTTGTCTGGCCCCGAAACGGATGATGCTGCGCAGTTTATCTCATCTGTCTGTTGGTGTGGCCAGTCCTCCAACACTTTAGTTGCTGCAAATTCCTCTgggaatataaaaattttggagATGGTTTAA
- the LOC102628568 gene encoding proton pump-interactor 1: MVAEMAQSPVESVAEVHNSLAQENGKLDKGPVKDESIIFGSHGGVGELVNGKESNVSNANLPKDVGEEWPEPRVIHNFYFIRHRQYDDPKIRAKIDLTDREIQRRNQARMQLMDELRAKRGVRGDLAAQLRSLKTEGRQYKSVMDDKRKEMEPLHQALGKLRTTNNARSGGICSSEEELDDLIRSLQYRIQHEIIPLSEEKQILREIKQLEGTREKVMANAAMRAKIQESMGKKEDIQDQVKLMGSDLDGVKKESQAVWAKISHLEGKVKALDEEIEALQQEVNDVAEKRDKAFANIKELRKQRDEGNAYFFQYRALLNEAKAMSVKKDVQGLKELSNSEVEKYMTLWNNNKAFRDDYEKRLLQSLDMRQLSRDGRIRNPDEKPLVVAETSVPSEPEIVAKPNVKQSKGDSKSASQKDTLPTQKVQKEAAKKETEDTADFEIPVVEKPASEKKVDEAKLREMKKEEDRAKAREGMERKRKKEEAKVAKAALRAEKQRKEIIYGTYFFTITVLLAINLELI, encoded by the exons ATGGTTGCTGAAATGGCGCAATCACCTGTGGAGAGTGTGGCTGAAGTGCATAATTCTCTGGCACAAGAGAATGGGAAACTTGACAAGGGTCCGGTGAAGGATGAATCGATTATATTTGGTTCACATGGTGGAGTAGGAGAGCTTGTTAATGGAAAAGAAAGCAATGTATCCAATGCCAACTTACCAAAGGATGTGGGTGAGGAGTGGCCTGAGCCTAGGGTGATccataacttttatttcatcagGCACCGCCAGTATGATGATCCAAAAATAAGAGCGAAAATTGATCTGACTGACAGAGAGATTCAAAGGAGGAATCAGGCTCGGATGCAACTTATGGACGAACTAAGAGCAAAGAGG GGAGTTAGAGGGGATTTAGCTGCTCAGCTGAGGTCTCTGAAAACTGAGGGTAGGCAGTATAAGTCAGTAATGGATgataaaagaaaggaaatggAACCCCTGCATCAGGCTCTTGGCAAGCTGCGCACCACAAACAATGCTCGTTCTGGTGGTATATGTTCATCCGAGGAAGAGCTTGATGATCTT ATCCGTAGTTTGCAATACCGCATTCAACATGAGATCATTCCTTTATCTGAGGAGAAGCAAATCCTTAGAGAAATCAAGCAACTGGAGGGGACAAGAGAAAAAGTTATGGCTAATGCTGCTATGAGAGCAAAGATTCAGGAGTCAATGGGTAAAAAAGAGGATATTCAAGACCAGGTTAAA CTCATGGGTAGTGATTTAGATGGAGTGAAGAAGGAGAGCCAAGCAGTTTGGGCCAAAATTTCTCACCTTGAGGGAAAAGTGAAGGCGTTAGATGAAGAGATTGAAGCTTTACAGCAAGAGGTGAACGATGTGGCTGAAAAACGAGATAAAGCGTTTGCAAACATTAAGGAACTGAGGAAACAGCGTGATGAAGGG AATGCCTACTTTTTTCAATACCGCGCACTCTTGAACGAAGCCAAAGCCATGTCTGTCAAGAAAGATGTCCAAGGTCTCAAGGAATTATCAAACTCAGAG GTTGAGAAATATATGACCCTCTGGAATAATAACAAGGCTTTCAGGGATGATTACGAAAAGAGACTTTTGCAATCGTTGGACATGCGGCAGTTGAGCAGGGATGGACGTATAAGGAACCCTGATGAGAAGCCATTGGTGGTGGCAGAGACTTCAGTACCCTCTGAACCAGAGATTGTGGCAAAGCCTAATGTAAAACAATCAAAGGGAGATTCCAAGTCTGCTTCACAGAAAGATACCCTGCCAACCCAGAAGGTTCAGAAAGAAGCCGCTAAGAAAGAGACTGAAGACACAGCAGATTTTGAGATCCCTGTAGTAGAAAAGCCTGCTTCAGAAAAGAAAGTGGATGAAGCTAAGTTGAgggaaatgaaaaaagaagagGATAGAGCAAAAGCTAGGGAAGGCATGgaaagaaagaggaagaaggaaGAGGCGAAAGTAGCAAAGGCGGCTTTAAGAGCTGAAAAGCAGCGCAAGGAAATTATTTATGgaacttatttttttaccattaCTGTTTTACTGGCAATTAATTTGGAACTAATATGA
- the LOC102627874 gene encoding beta-glucuronosyltransferase GlcAT14A — protein MEKKWVFPLVISSLICVFLLATSFNMGLISSLHTINAIFSIFPSSNHTAPNYAEMKVKQSEPAPSGPKIPRFAYLVSGSKGDLEKLWRTLQALYHPRNRYVLHLDLEAPTEERLELASRVEKDPMFSKVGNVYMSTKANMVTYRGPTMVANTLHACAILLKNSKDWDWFINLSASDYPLVTQDDLLYTFSGLSRKLNFIEHTSHLGWKEEKRAMPLMVDPGLYMLTKSDIFWVTPRRTLPTAFKLFTGSAWMVLSRSFVEYCIWGWDNLPRTLLMYYTNFVSSPESYFQTVICNVPEFVPTVVNHDLHYISWDNPPGQHPHILSLNDTSEMISSSAAFARKFRQNALVLDKIDKELLGRKNGSFTPGAWCSGDPHCSKVGDPNKIKPGPGAERLRRLVARLTMEAKRGLNQCT, from the exons ATGGAGAAGAAGTGGGTGTTTCCTTTAGTTATTAGCTCTCTAATATGCGTGTTCCTTCTTGCGACATCCTTCAACATGGGTCTTATCTCTTCATTACACACTATCAATGCAATCTTCTCGATTTTCCCTTCATCAAATCATACAGCCCCAAATTATGCCGAAATGAAGGTTAAACAATCCGAACCCGCTCCTTCTGGTCCCAAAATTCCTCGATTTGCTTATTTGGTTTCTGGGTCAAAAGGTGATTTGGAGAAACTTTGGAGGACTCTTCAAGCGCTGTATCATCCGAGGAACCGATATGTTCTTCATTTGGACCTTGAAGCGCCCACAGAGGAAAGATTGGAGCTTGCGTCACGGGTGGAGAAAGATCCCATGTTCTCCAAGGTTGGAAATGTTTACATGAGCACCAAGGCTAATATGGTTACTTATAGAGGACCCACCATGGTTGCTAATACCCTTCATGCTTGTGCTATTCTTCTTAAGAATAGCAAGGATTGGGATTGGTTTATTAACCTTAGTGCTTCAGATTATCCTCTTGTGACTCAAGATG ATCTTCTTTACACATTTTCGGGCCTAAGCCGGAAACTTAATTTCATTGAGCATACAAGCCATCTTGGTTGGAAGGA GGAAAAACGAGCAATGCCTTTGATGGTTGATCCTGGACTCTATATGTTGACTAAGTCAGATATATTCTGGGTCACACCGCGGAGAACTTTGCCAACGGCATTTAAACTATTTACTG GCTCAGCATGGATGGTGCTCTCTCGTTCATTCGTTGAGTACTGCATTTGGGGTTGGGATAATCTACCAAGAACGCTGCTTATGTACTATACAAACTTTGTCTCCTCGCCTGAATCTTACTTTCAGACTGTCATATGTAATGTGCCAGAGTTTGTTCCAACTGTTGTCAATCATGACCTGCACTACATCTCTTGGGACAATCCCCCCGGACAGCACCCACACATTCTTTCACTTAATGATACAAGTGAGATGATTTCAAGCAGTGCTGCTTTTGCTCGTAAATTCAGACAAAATGCCCTTGTTTTGGACAAGATTGATAAGGAGTTACTTGGTCGGAAAAATGGGAGTTTCACCCCTGGTGCTTGGTGCTCAGGTGATCCACATTGTTCCAAGGTTGGGGATCCGAACAAGATCAAGCCGGGTCCTGGAGCTGAAAGGCTTCGCCGCTTAGTAGCTAGGCTGACTATGGAAGCTAAACGTGGGCTGAACCAGTGTACATAG
- the LOC102627009 gene encoding protein SPA1-RELATED 3 isoform X2 translates to MCVFWSSCSTRRIIMEGSSDSAWQDSDSSRALNISGVSDRNPRLLRGERFGVRGDDSNDFELRKHSDGVELTHGDHLRNQGGLSGVCENEAAIDPFVHAIEWGDVSLRQWLDKPKRSVDVYECLHIFRQIVEIVYAAHSQGIVVHNVRPSCFVMSSFNHVSFIESASCSDSGSDSHEEGLNTQNMETKDLSSPLPLDMLQRRTRLRREDLQLVTAPTNDLSEASCMQSSSAYGTHVVLVEGMQEHKILDNRVNVEQVEEKKQPFPMKQILLMETNWYASPEELAGAPVSCASDIYRLGVLLFELFCPFSTGEEKTRTMSSLRHRVLPPQLLLKFPKEASFCLWLLHPEPSGRPKMGELLQSEFLNEPRDSMEEREAAIELREQIDEEELLLEFLLLVQQRKQESAKKLQDIVSFICSDIEEVSKQQAILRKKGGLGSFAELANDDLSGLNIPSLNIIDNDCSATMGSRKRFRPELQLHHLEECDDNLDDNQKHNLTGNEERSLFKSSRLMKNFKKLESAYFLTRCRPVKPSGRPLVRHSQLSSDGRTSKPLVNERSSINNLGSKEGYSEGRRSGWINPFLEGLCKYLSFSKLRVKADLNQGDLLNSSNLVCSLSFDRDGELFAAAGVNKKIKVFECDAIINENRDIHYPVVEMASRSKLSSICWNSYIKSQIASSNFEGVVQVWDVSRSQVLTEMREHERRVWSIDFSSADPTLLASGSDDGSVKLWSINQAILLLHLVDVSFETKRRKYRYHQNKGQCLLCSVSLGFWSFPCIWFSRS, encoded by the exons ATGTGCGTGTTCTGGTCTTCATGCAGCACTAGGCGGATAATAATGGAAGGTTCTTCTGATTCTGCTTGGCAAGATTCCGATAGTTCTAGGGCTTTGAATATTTCTGGTGTCTCTGACAGGAACCCTAGACTTCTTCGCGGTGAAAGATTCGGGGTTCGTGGTGATGATTCAAATGATTTTGAGTTGAGAAAGCATAGTGACGGGGTTGAGCTGACTCATGGTGATCACCTTAGAAACCAAGGAGGTTTATCTGGGGTTTGTGAGAATGAGGCAGCAATTGACCCTTTTGTTCATGCCATAGAATGGGGCGATGTTAGCTTGAGGCAGTGGTTGGATAAGCCAAAACGTTCTGTAGATGTCTATGAATGCTTGCACATATTTAGGCAAATAGTGGAGATTGTATATGCAGCACATTCACAAGGAATTGTTGTTCATAATGTTCGGCCATCTTGCTTTGTCATGTCCTCATTTAACCATGTTTCCTTTATTGAATCTGCCTCTTGTTCGGATTCTGGGTCTGATTCTCATGAAGAAGGATTAAATACCCAAAACATGGAGACTAAGGATTTATCTTCTCCCTTGCCCCTTGACATGCTTCAGCGGAGAACTAGGTTGAGAAGGGAAGATCTCCAACTAGTGACAGCTCCAACAAATGATTTATCAGAAGCTAGTTGTATGCAATCAAGCTCAGCTTATGGAACACATGTCGTGTTGGTAGAAGGGATGCaagaacataaaattttagataatagagtGAATGTCGAACAAGTTGAAGAAAAGAAGCAGCCATTTCCAATGAAACAGATATTGCTAATGGAGACAAACTGGTATGCCAGTCCTGAAGAATTAGCTGGTGCTCCCGTCTCCTGTGCTTCGGACATTTATCGACTGGGCGTTCTACTTTTTGAG TTATTCTGCCCGTTTAGCACTGGAGAAGAGAAGACCAGAACTATGTCTAGTTTGAGACATCGAGTTCTTCCTCCTCAATTGCTGCTGAAGTTTCCCAAGGAAGCTTCTTTTTGCTTATGGTTGCTGCACCCCGAGCCTAGTGGTCGTCCAAAGATGGG TGAGTTGTTACAGAGCGAGTTTCTTAACGAACCAAGAGATAGTATGGAAGAGCGTGAAGCGGCAATAGAACTCAGGGAGCAAATAGATGAGGAGGAGTTGCTGCTGGAGTTCCTGTTGCTGGTACAACAAAGAAAACAGGAATCCGCTAAAAAGTTGCAGgacattgtttcttttatatGTTCAGATATTGAAGAAGTATCAAAGCAGCAAGCAATTCTTAGGAAAAAAGGAGGCTTAGGTTCATTTGCAGAGTTGGCGAATGATGATCTCTCTGGTTTAAACATCCcttctttaaatattattgataacgATTGTTCTGCTACCATGGGTTCGAGAAAACGATTTAGACCGGAACTTCAGCTCCATCACTTAGAGGAATGTGATGATAATCTTGATGACAATCAGAAACACAACCTCACTGGAAATGAAGAAAGAAGTCTTTTTAAAAGCTCTCGATTGATGAAGAACTTCAAAAAGTTGGAGTCAGCATATTTTTTGACAAGATGTAGACCAGTCAAGCCATCAGGGAGACCACTGGTTAGACATTCTCAATTAAGTAGTGATGGTAGAACATCTAAACCACTTGTAAATGAAAGAAGTTCCATAAACAATTTAGGATCAAAAGAGGGGTATAGTGAAGGTCGAAGAAGTGGATGGATAAATCCATTTCTTGAGGGTTTGTGCAAGTATCTGTCTTTCAGTAAGTTGAGGGTCAAGGCAGACCTGAACCAAGGAGATTTATTAAACTCTTCCAACCTAGTATGCTCTCTCAGCTTTGATCGTGATGGAGAATTATTTGCTGCTGCTGGTGTAAATAAGAAGATTAAAGTATTTGAATGTGATGCAATCATAAATGAAAATCGTGATATCCACTATCCGGTGGTGGAAATGGCTAGTAGGTCAAAACTAAGCAGTATATGTTGGAACAGTTATATCAAAAGCCAGATTGCTTCAAGTAACTTTGAAGGTGTGGTGCAG GTATGGGATGTTTCAAGAAGTCAAGTACTTACAGAAATGAGAGAGCACGAGAGGCGTGTTTGGTCCATTGACTTTTCATCAGCAGATCCAACATTGCTTGCTAGTGGGAGCGATGATGGTTCCGTTAAGCTATGGAGTATCAATCAGGCAATTCTACTTTTGCACTTGGTGGATGTCAGCTTTGAAACTAAAC GGCGTAAGTATCGGTACCATCAAAACAAAGGCCAATGTTTGCTGTGTTCAGTTTCCCTTGGATTCTGGTCGTTCCCTTGCATTTGGTTCAGCAGATCATAG